In a single window of the Dreissena polymorpha isolate Duluth1 chromosome 3, UMN_Dpol_1.0, whole genome shotgun sequence genome:
- the LOC127871914 gene encoding uncharacterized protein LOC127871914 has translation MSKITEMCAGNGLAIKTYRNVIFILVLCCPNDGELLTCIVDRKPMQYDQDKLCCNGLHTRVENGLEKRCCNGTVYADLTHKCDNGIIVNIEEEIKNDTLQTSDVSPQTKNGPPKCPLCITGNHSGPAECKKKNKLNVRLEEIAQRKRDRLWLHVTVTRPEKYAGWRMILKTKSVCRECFQKGVAYVIFTNRWLDSLPEKSRITGSDVIVRKDQLSSFNCTVIRWAKTS, from the exons ATGTCGAAAATAACTGAAATGTGTGCTGGAAACGGACTTGCGATAAAAACGTATAG AAACGTCATCTTTATTCTGGTGCTTTGCTGCCCGAATGATGGAG AATTGCTGACTTGCATTGTTGACAGAAAACCGATGCAGTATGACCAAGACAAACTGTGTTGTAATGGCCTTCACACGCGAGTAGAGAATGGACTCGAGAAGAGATGCTGTAACG GCACAGTGTATGCGGACTTAACGCAC AAGTGCGACAATGGAATTATTGTAAATATCGAGGAAGAGATTaaaaatgacacattacaaacgTCCGATGTAAGTCCGCAAACCAAAAATGGACCTCCCAAATGCCCTTTGTGCATAACTGGAAACCACAGCGGACCTGCGGAGTGCAAGAAGAAAAACA AATTAAACGTCCGTCTCGAGGAGATTGCACAGAGAAAACGAGACAGATTGTGGCTGCATGTAACAGTGACCCGCCCCGAAAAGTATGCAGGTTGGCGTATGATACTCAAGACGAAGAGCGTTTGCCGGGAATGTTTTCAAAAGGGCGTAGCATATGTTATATTTACAAATCGATGGTTGGATTCATTGCCCGAAAAATCACGAATTACTGGCAGTGATGTAATAGTTCGAAAAGACCAGCTCTCATCATTTAACTGCACAGTCATTCGTTGGGCTAAGACATCATAA